In the Halorussus salinus genome, CCCCCGCGGGCGTCCAGTACAACTGCCTCGCGCACAACACGATTCGGGGCGCGGCGGGCGCGGCGATTCTGAACGGCGAGTTGCTCGCCCGCGACGGCTGGCTCTGAACCGCGCTACGAGTCGGTAGACGACCGCGATTTTCGGCTCCGCGGGTCCCGCGAACTGCGAACCGCCGATTCGACCAGTTCTTTCATCGGCGACTCCCGATACCGGACCGCCCCGCTCCGCGGGTCGTACTCCGCGAGTCCGGCCTCGTCCAGCGTCGGCAGGTGAGTGTGATGGAGCGCGGCGCGCAGTCGCGCGGTCGATTCCGCCTCGCTCACGCCTTCCAACCGTTCGGCCAACTCCTCGATTTCGGCGACACCGTCGTCTCGTCCCGACAGAACCGACAACACCTCTCGGCGGAGCGGGTGGGCTAACGCCGTGAAGACGGTGTCGAGGTGGCTCATGTTTGAACCTACCGGGGACGCATCCTTAGAAGTCAGGTGGGATTTTCACAGCTCGGGAAAGTGACGAGTTTTCGACCTGTCGAACGTACGTCGAATC is a window encoding:
- a CDS encoding DUF7344 domain-containing protein, producing MSHLDTVFTALAHPLRREVLSVLSGRDDGVAEIEELAERLEGVSEAESTARLRAALHHTHLPTLDEAGLAEYDPRSGAVRYRESPMKELVESAVRSSRDPRSRKSRSSTDS